The genomic DNA GGGCTTAGCGCATGTGGCCTCGCCGTATGTGGTGGTGTGGGCGGATGATGATTTTCTCGTGCCCCGCGCGCTGACCGCCGGTGTGAGTTTTTTAGACGCGCACCCGGACTACAGCGTCGTGCATGGCCGCAGCTATCTTCTGACCGTGGAACAAGTCAATGGCCATGGCGTGCCGTCACGCCAGCCGTATGGGCAGCGGGCCATCACCGCCGCGACCGCGGGTGAAAGGCTTGACGATCATCTGCGCGGCTACACCGTGCTCAACTACGCCATCCACCGCGCGGAGCGTTTGGCGCGGAATGTTGCGCAGTGCGTGGAGCGCGGCTTCGGCTACAACTGGGGCGAGATCGCGCTGGGGAGCCTGGACGCCATCCAGGGCAAGGTGGGAGTGTTGGACCAGCTGTATCTTGTGAAGGAAGGGCATCAAGGGCCGGATGCGTGGTGGACATGGTTGTGCGCAGGTGCTGCAACTCGGCCGAGCGATGTGTTTGACTGGGTGACAGAGGCGAATTTTCCCTCGGCCTATGCGTCGTTCCGCGAGTGTGTGGCGGCCGCCCTCTCCCAGGAAGACCGCCTGACCATGGATGAGGCGCGGGACATCGTGAAGGCGGCCTTCTGGTCGTATGCGGCGAGGGCGCTGACGGAAAAGCGGCGCGCGCATGACGGCATGACACATCGCGATGCGTCGATGCGATGGCGCCGCGCGGCCCGCCGAATCCCCGGCCTTCGAGGAATCGTCCGCGCGGTGCGCGGCGGCAAGGGCGGGGCCGAGCCCGATTGGCTGCCGATCTATCAGGCGATGACCACGAAAGACGTTGAGATGGTGGCTGCATGAGCGAATGGCTCACCCTGTGCGTGCCGACGATTAATCGCCCGGCGTTCCTCGGGCGGCTGCTGCGGTACTACGCGGCGGCGTCTGCGCCGTATCGAATCGCCATTGCCGATTCCAGCGACCCGGTGCGCGCCGAGCAGAATCAGCAGATCATCCGCCGGCTGGCGGGCCGGTTGCACGTGGTGTACCGGCAGTACCCAGGGATGAGCGTGGGCGCATGTTTTGAAGCCATGAATCAGACGCTGGACACACCGTACTGCGCGCTGCTGGGCGATGATGACTTCCTCTGCCCGCCAGGCTTGGAGCGATGCGTGGAGTTTCTCGAGGGACATCCTGACTACGGGGCGGCGCACGGGATCGGGCTGCACTTCCAAACTGAAGGCGGCCATCCTCACGGACCGATCGGGAGGGTCGGGCCGTACCCCCAAGCGGTCCTCGAAACCGACACCGGAGCCCAACGGCTGGGCGAGTTTGTGATGAAAAGCTTGTACGTCCTGATCTATTCGGTCCATCGCGCCGCGATCTGGCGATCGATGTTCACCGGGGTGGGCGCGATGGAAGACATCAAGACGCAAAACGGATTCAAGAACGAAGTGCTCGCGACGTGCGTCTCTGCGGTCCGCGGCAAAGTCAAAGCGCTCGATGGCCTCTACTTGTTTCGCCAGGTCCATCAGCGCAACACGCCAGTGCCCCATGTCTACGAGTGGCTGACCGATCCGGAATGGTTTCCTTCGTATCGCATTTTTGAGGATCGTGTCAGCGAAGAGCTCATGCGGCAAGATCAGTTGCCGATGGAGCAGGCGCGCCAGATCGTCCGAGACGTGTTTTGGTCCTACTTGGCCAAGGTCATGATGGGGGTACGGGAGAAAGAGCTTCGCCGTCCGAGCCGCCAGGGGACGCTTTCGTCTCTGCGAAGAGCGGCTCGAGCGATTCCCTGGCTCCGCCGCAGCGGCCGGGCTGCGCGATCCATGTTTGACCGCTATCAGCGCCCGTGGTCGCTGTCCGCCCTCTTGCATCCGTCATCACCGTACCACACCGATTTCATGGCGGTGGCGCGGGCCGTGGAGGACCTCAGGCAGACGGTTGAACAGCCGTCAGGGGAGGCGGTGGCGGTCTGATGTTGACGTTGTGCGTCCCGACCAAGGATCGATCAGACTTTGTGGGCCGCCTCCTGCGCTACTGCGCGGAGGTCCGCATGCCGTATCGGGTGATGATCGGCGATGCCAGCCATCCTGAGCATGTCCAGCGCACGCAAGCGACGGTCAGGTCGGTGCAGTCGCTGGTCAATGTTGAGCATCACCTCTGCCCGGGATTGAGCTCCTGCGCGACCCTGGAATCGCTGAGCCGGCGCATCACGACGCCGTATAGCGTCTTTTTGGGCGATGATGATTTCCTCTGCCCGAGCGGGCTTAAGCGTTGTGCCGAGTTTTTGGACGCGCATCCAGAGTATAGTGCCGCGCACGGCGAGGGGCTGCGGTTTCAGACCGAGGGCAATGGCGCGCAGGGTGCGATTGGTGTCGTGGCCTCGTATCCGCAAGCCGTGATTTCCGCATCAACCGGAGCGCAACGCCTGAAGGAATTTTTCACGGCGAGCCTCTACACCTTGCTGTATTCGGTGCACCGCACGGAAACGTGGCAAGCGATGTTTCAGGGGCTCTCATCGCTTGAGGGCGTGCAGAATCGCAACATGTTTAAAGATGAGCTGATCGCCGTGTCGGTGTCGGTGATCCGCGGCAAAGTCAAAGCGCTCCCCAGGCTCTCGCTCATCCACCAGGTGCATGAGGACAGCTATCGATTTCCGCATGTGTATGATTGGATCGCCCACCCGTCGTGGTATCCGTCGTTCCAGGCGTTCCGCCAACGCCTTATCGATGAGCTCATCCGGCAAGATGGGATCAGCGCCGAGGACGCGAGCCGGGTAGTGGCCCGCGTGTTTTGGCCGTATCTCGCGCGCATCATCGGCGATGAGTGGCGCAAGCAGCGCCGCGGAGCCCCGGCTGCGCCCTCGCGGTTACGAGTGGCGGCAGCGCGGATCCCGGCGGCTCGGCAGGCCTGGCGGGCGGTTCACCAGACGTTTCAGCGCTATCACGATCCGCACTCGCTGGCCGCCTTGCTGCGGCCTTCCTCGCGGTACGCGGCGGATTTTCTTCCGGTGTATCGAGTGGCGGTGGCCACAGAATGGAATGGAGCGTAGCATGACGACCCAACTTCAGCAGCGCCCGCGGGTGAGAGCCTCTCGCAAGACCACCGCCGGGATCATGGAGCAGCTCGATGCATGGGTGGCATCACACGGCAACGGCCGGTATGAGCGAAGCGATTGGGTGCCGATGGATGCCTTCATGATCCCGGATGACGCCGGCATTCAGCAGGACCGGGATGAGATTCAGGAGTTTGTCGATGTGCTGCTCAAGCGCCAACACTGCGCGACCGCGCTTGAAGTCGGCCTGGGCTACTACGGCAGCACGCATTTTCTGTGGCGGCTCATCTTCAACCGCGTCATCACGATCGAAAAATCGCATGAGCGCGTGCGCAGCTTCGGCACGAGCATGCGCCGGTTCTACAAGCGGTGGGTCTTGGATGACCGGCGCAGCGCCTTCCTGATCGGCATGAGCTATGAACCCTCGACGGTGCAAAACGCGTATCAGAGCGCTTCGGATGGTGTTGATCTGTTGTTCATCGACGGCGATCACCAGTACCACTCAGTGCTCACCGATTGGCTGCTCTACAGCCCGCTGGTCCGCCCGGGCGGGCTGGTGGCGTTTCATGATATCGGCTTGACGGTCAAAGGCCAGTACGGCGTTCCGGAATTCCTGCGCCGGTTGTCCTCCGGCGCGCTTGATGGCACGCGGCGCACACTGCGCACCATTCAGCGCACCAAGAACTTGGGGATCGCATTCTATGAAGCCTAAGGGGTCTGAGGGCGCGCGCGTGCTGCTCATCGGCTGCGGCGAGTTGGGCAGCCGCCACCTGCAGGCGATTGCGAGCCTGCCGCAGGTGACAGACATCGACGTGGTCGATCCGAGGCCAGAGGCCTTGGCCTTGGGACGCAAGCGGCTGGGGGAACTTGCTCCTGGGAATCCATCGACCTCGATCCGTTGGCTCTCATCGTTGGCAGAGGCCACGCCGGCAGGAGCGCTGTGCATCGTGGCGACGCAAGCCGAGGGCCGGTGCGAGCTCATTCGTCAGGTGGCCCAAACGCTTGGCTACACGAACTTCCTGCTTGAAAAAATCGTCGCGCAATCGCTGCGCGCCATCGAAGAGCTGGTGGATTTTTTGAGCACACGGCGCTGTGCGGCATGGGTGAATTGCCAAACTCGGGCTTACCCGTTTCATCAGCGCGTCAAGCAGCGGCTGGAGGCTTCCTCGCCCATCATGATGACGGTGACCGGAGGCAACCTCGGGCTCGTGACGAATGGCATCCATAACGCGGACTTATTTGCGTTCTATACCGGGGCCACTTGCATCGAGCCGGCCGGGGCGTCCATTGATCCGGTGCTCCATCGAACCAAGCGCGGGCAGTATGATCTCAGCGGCACGTTGCAGGGACGGACCGAAGACGGCAGCCGGTTCACGCTGGCCTACGCGGCCGATCATGCGCTGTCTGAGCAGATCACGATCGTCACTCGATCGTATCGATGCGTCGTAGACCATATCCAGCGATGGGCGGTGGAGAGCGACGCCGCCTCTCGCTGGTCATGGCGCAGCGTGCCGTTTGAGGATCAGATCATGGTCAGCCAGATGACGCAGCGATTTGCCGCTGACATCTTGGCGCAAAGACGGTGCGCGCTGCCGACGCTTGAGGAATCGTTGGTGGCGCACCGGTTGATCCTCGGCGAGCTGCAGCCGCATTTCAGCCGCCTTCTGGAGCGGGATCTTGAGCTGGTTCCGGTGACCTGATGAGCATGCCATTGGACGCGCAGCCGCTCGTGTCCTCTGCCGAGCTTGCCGCCGCGCTTGCCGCAACCGACCTTCGCGGTAACACGGCCACGGTGATCGGCTATGGCACCATGGGCCAGCAGTTTGTCCAAGCGCTGCGAGCCCTTCACCTGCGCCGCGTGCGGGTCTGCTCTCGGTCGCCGCAGTCGATCGAGCCGCTGAAGCCGCTCGAGGGTCTTGAAGCCATCAGCGGAGGATTCGAGCATCTGCAGTGCCGTCCCCAACCGGATGAGTTAGGCATCATTGCCACGCCGACCGCGTTCTTGGCGGCTGCGGCCGACCGGCTCGCCGCTTTAGGTTTTCGGCGGCTGCTCATCGAAAAACCGATCGCGCTGCGGTCGGATGAAATCGAGCGGCTGGCGGATCGGCTGGAGCGCCAGGGCGTGGATGCGGCATGCGCGTACAACCGGGTGAGCTATCCATCGTTCCATGAGGCGCGCGCACGGGCGGCACAGGACGGTGGGATCACCTCGTGCACCTACACATTCACCGAGATGATCAAACCGGATTGGCCCCAGCGGTTTCCTGCCGAGGAGCTGCGGCGATGGGGGATTGCCAACAGCCTGCACGTGATGAGCATGGCCCACGGGCTGATCGGTTGGCCATCGACGTGGAACGGGCAGCGCGCCGGATCATTGCCCTGGCATCCGACGGGTGCAGTATTTGTCGGCTCCGGTGTCTCGGTGCGCGGGATCCCGTTTAGCTACCATGCAGATTGGGGCTCCACCGGCCGCTGGTCGGTGGAACTGCATACGGCGGTCTCATCGTATCGGTTCTGCCCGCTCGAGCAGTGTTTCAGAAGGACATCAGCGCTCGGGGTCTGGGAGGAAGTGCCGGTGGCGGCATTCGCCCCTGAGATCAAAGTCGGGATTGTTGAGGAAGTCGCAGCCATGCTGGATCCCGGCATCAGAGCTGGCGTTCCTCTGATGTCCTTGCGCGATGCCGCCGTATTGACGCGGTTTGGCGAATCGGTCTTTGGCTACGATGATTGAGAGAGAACCAGCCGAGCTGATGGCGGGCATCGAGCAGGATCTGGCCGCCTACCGGGAGTGCGGATTGCTTGAGCATCGCGGGGATCGCCTGACATCGGAATGGGCGCTGCAGGTGAAAGAGCAGCCCGGGCGGTTCATCCGACCTGATGGCACGATCGACACGGAGCGGCTGCGCAATTTCAGGAAGCTGCTGATCTTTCTGAAAGATGTCCCGTCCTTCTCGCTGCAGTGGTGGAACCGCTGGACGCTTCTCGGCGGAGGACGGCGAGGGTCGGTGAAGATGCTTCGTGAAAATCTCGCCCTCCTCAAAACCCATGGCTACGACGCCTTGCTGAAAAAACATCCGTGCTCGATGGTGGGCCACCCGTACGTCTTTCGCACCGACGGTTACCAGTTCACGTATCGCTGGTTCAGGCACATTTACTTTCTTGGCCTGCTGCAACGGGTCTTAGGCAGCCGTCTCAGCGGGGAGCTCACCCCGCCCCATGGGGCGGGGTTCACCGAACTTTCCATCGGCGGCGGCTATGGCGTGTTTTCCTATGTGCTCAAGCGCGAATATCCGGCGGCCCGGTCAATCCTTGTGGATTTTCCAGAGCAGCTGCTCTTGGCTCGCTACTTTCTCGGACGAAGTTTTCCTCAGGCTCGGATCGCCGGCATGGCGCAGATCGCTCAGTTGCCGTCCATCTCGCGCGAGTTCATCCAGGCGCATGATTTTGTGCTCGTCCCATGCCAGTATTACCCTCGGCTTGAGGGCGGGAGTGTGGATCTCGTCACCAACTTTATTTCCTTCGGTGAAATGACGCCTGAGTGGTTCAGGTTCTATGTGGAGGCCCCGCCGTTTACATCGGCGAAGTGGTTCTTTACCGTCAACCGCGTGCAATCGCGTCCGGTGTACGACAGCGACCTGACGATCCTTGACTATCCGATTTGGGATGCGGCGAAACGGCTGCACTTCGGGCTGTGTCCGGCCCTCTCCTCATATTTTACCCAGCGGGGAGTGTTCTTGATGGAGCGGACGGCGCACGCGCCGTTTTTCGAATACCTCGGCGAGAAGTAAGCGAAATGAAAATCGCAGTCTTGGGCACCGGCAGCATCGGCCTGCGCCATCTGGGGCTGTTGCGGACCATCGACGGGGCTCGGCCGATCGCCATTCCCATCAGAGCGTCGCGGCGCAGCGAACTGCGCGCCCTCGGGTACGAGACGGCGGAGGATCTGGCGGCCGCCGCAGCGCTGGGGGCGAGCCTGTGCCTTGTGGCGACCGACACCGGCCGCCATGAAACCGACAGCCGTGAAGCGCTGCAGCGCGGCTTCGACTTGTTGGTGGAAAAACCTGTGGCGACGGATGCCGAGGCGGCCTTGCGCGTGCTGGAACGCGCTCGAGCCTTGCAGCGCCGGGTCTTCGTCGGCTGCGTGGTGCGATTCTCCGAGTCGCTGAAGACGTTTCGCCAGCGGCTGGCTGATGTGGGCGAGGCGCACGCGGTCCGGATTGAATGCCAATCATACCTTCCGTCGTGGAGGCCGGATCGGCCGCACCAGAACTCGTATTCCGCGCGCGCCGAGGAGGGCGGGGTACTGCGCGATTTGATTCACGAGATCGATTACGCCGGATGGATCTTCGGATGGCCGGTCGCACTCTCCGCTCGGCTGCGGAATACCGGCCGGCTTGGGATTGCGGCCGAGGAGATGGCGGAATTAATGTGGGAGACCCCGGCCGGAGCCAGCGTTTCCGTGGCGCTGGATTATCTCACACAGCCGCCGCGGCGGCGGATGCGGGTGAGCGGGTCGCGCGGCACCATCGAATGGGATGGGATGGAGCAGACCGTCACCGTGGATTTCCCCGGGGGCTCGCGCACGACCGTTCCTTCATCCCAGACCCGTGATGCGATGATCCGTGAAGAGTTGCTCGCGTGGCTCAATGCCCGTCACGGTGTCGTGGATGAGCGGCTGGCGACCGCGGAGGAAGGCCTTCGGGCACTCGCCGTCTGTGACGCGGCGCGCCAGGCCTCGGATGCGCATCGAGAGGCAACTGTGGAGGAGCGATGGCCAGTGCCATTAAGCGCTTAGCGGTCATCCCGGCGCGAACCGGCTCAAAAGAGCTGCCGGGGAAAAACGTGCGGCCCTTTGCCGGGGTGCCGTTGATCGCCCACACGATTCTCTTTGCCAAAGGGTGCCCCCAGGTTACGCGGTGCATCGTGTCAACGGATTCATCGTCAATCGCCGACGTCGCGCGGCAGTTCGGGGCCGAGGTCCCGTTTCTGCGTCCGGAGGCGTTGGCGCAAGATGACACTCCGCTGTGGCCGGTTCTTCGGCACGCGTTGGCGATGGCGGAAGCCGAGGACGGCCAGCCGTATGACGAATTACTGCTGCTGGATCCGACCTCGCCGGCACGAACGATCGAGGATGTGACCGGAGCGTTGCGCCGGCTTCATGAGGCTCCGTCGGCCGATGGTGTGGTTAGCGTCTCGCGTCCGGAGTTCAATCCGGTCTGGCACTGCGTGGTGGAGCAGGACGGATGGATGGCGGACCTGATCCCTGGCGGCGGCCGAATCACCCGCCGGCAAGACGCTCCGGTGGTGTATCGGATTAACGGCGCGCTCTACATTTGGCGCACGAGATTTCTTCGAGCCGCCCAGCCGTCCTGGCGGACGGGACGCCATGTGATCTATGAGATTCCGGAGTCTCGGGCGATTTCCATCGACACCTTGGAGGCGTTTGAGCGGGCCGAGCTGCTGGTGAAAAGCGGGATGATTGCCTTCCCGTGGATGCAAGGACAGCATGCCAGCCGCTAAGCGCGCGAGACGCACGCGACGTCCCATGCGATCTATCGCGGAGTTGATGGATCTTCATGGCCGACGCGCCGTGGTGACGGGTGGGGCCGGGCATGTGGGGCGGGTCATCGGCGCAACACTCATCGAGCTAGGTGCGACGGTGACACTGCTGGATCTCGACGCGTCCGCCGTTCGCGCGCGCGCCCGGGAACTCTCGAGATCCGGAAGCGGCGAAGCGCTCGGGCTGGCGTGCGACTTGACGGATGAGGCCGAGACGCGCGGCACGCTGCGGACCGCGGTCAAGGCGATGGGCGGAGTCGACATTCTGATTCACAATGCCGCCTATGTGGGCAACCTGTCTCGGCCTGGCTGGTCGGTGCCGTTTGAGCAGCAAACCGTGGAGGGGTGGGATGCTGCGCTGCGTGTGAATTTGACCGCGGCATTTGTGATGGCGCAGGAAACCCACAAGGCGCTGGGTGCCTCAGGCCATGGCAGCATCGTTCTGATCGGCTCCATCTATGGCGTTTCCGCGCCGGACTTTCGTCTCTATGAGGGGACCGCGATGGCCAACCCGGCGGCGTATGCGGCGTCCAAAGGCGGGCTGCTGCAATTGATGCGGTATTTAGCTACGTGGCTCGCCCCCCGGGTGCGGGTCAATGCCATTTCTCCCGGCGGGCTGTTGCGCGGCCAGCCGAGCAGCTTCCAACAGCGCTACGTAGAGCGGACACCGCTTGGCCGGATGGGAACCGAGGAGGATGTGAAAGGTGCGGTCGCCTACCTCGCCAGCGATCTTTCGGCATACGTCACAGGACATAATCTGATGGTGGATGGAGGATGGACCGCGTGGTGATGAACGTCGACATCGCTGGGCATCGCGTGGGTTTGGGACACCGGTGTGTGATCATCGCCGAGGCCGGGGTCAATCACAACGGCAGCATCGAGACGGCGCGCCGGTTGGTGGATGCGGCGGTGGATGTCGGCGCTGATGCCGTGAAGTTTCAGGCTTTTTCCGCCCAGCGGCTCGTGGCCGCCTCTGCGCCGAAGGCGGCGTACCAGGCGCGCACCACCGGCGCAGGCGAGTCGCAGCTGGCGATGCTTACGCGCCTGGAATTATCCGCGCGCGATCATCAGGACCTCTTCGCCTACTGCCGGCAGCGAGGGATCATGTATC from Candidatus Omnitrophota bacterium includes the following:
- a CDS encoding TIGR00180 family glycosyltransferase translates to MSSTESLTVLIPTYNRHPQLLRLLRYAATVGCPYPMRVLDSSSDPLTSVELRRALEADRIRHERWAPSTPPMQKLHEGLAHVASPYVVVWADDDFLVPRALTAGVSFLDAHPDYSVVHGRSYLLTVEQVNGHGVPSRQPYGQRAITAATAGERLDDHLRGYTVLNYAIHRAERLARNVAQCVERGFGYNWGEIALGSLDAIQGKVGVLDQLYLVKEGHQGPDAWWTWLCAGAATRPSDVFDWVTEANFPSAYASFRECVAAALSQEDRLTMDEARDIVKAAFWSYAARALTEKRRAHDGMTHRDASMRWRRAARRIPGLRGIVRAVRGGKGGAEPDWLPIYQAMTTKDVEMVAA
- a CDS encoding TIGR00180 family glycosyltransferase, producing the protein MSEWLTLCVPTINRPAFLGRLLRYYAAASAPYRIAIADSSDPVRAEQNQQIIRRLAGRLHVVYRQYPGMSVGACFEAMNQTLDTPYCALLGDDDFLCPPGLERCVEFLEGHPDYGAAHGIGLHFQTEGGHPHGPIGRVGPYPQAVLETDTGAQRLGEFVMKSLYVLIYSVHRAAIWRSMFTGVGAMEDIKTQNGFKNEVLATCVSAVRGKVKALDGLYLFRQVHQRNTPVPHVYEWLTDPEWFPSYRIFEDRVSEELMRQDQLPMEQARQIVRDVFWSYLAKVMMGVREKELRRPSRQGTLSSLRRAARAIPWLRRSGRAARSMFDRYQRPWSLSALLHPSSPYHTDFMAVARAVEDLRQTVEQPSGEAVAV
- a CDS encoding TIGR00180 family glycosyltransferase codes for the protein MLTLCVPTKDRSDFVGRLLRYCAEVRMPYRVMIGDASHPEHVQRTQATVRSVQSLVNVEHHLCPGLSSCATLESLSRRITTPYSVFLGDDDFLCPSGLKRCAEFLDAHPEYSAAHGEGLRFQTEGNGAQGAIGVVASYPQAVISASTGAQRLKEFFTASLYTLLYSVHRTETWQAMFQGLSSLEGVQNRNMFKDELIAVSVSVIRGKVKALPRLSLIHQVHEDSYRFPHVYDWIAHPSWYPSFQAFRQRLIDELIRQDGISAEDASRVVARVFWPYLARIIGDEWRKQRRGAPAAPSRLRVAAARIPAARQAWRAVHQTFQRYHDPHSLAALLRPSSRYAADFLPVYRVAVATEWNGA
- a CDS encoding class I SAM-dependent methyltransferase, producing MTTQLQQRPRVRASRKTTAGIMEQLDAWVASHGNGRYERSDWVPMDAFMIPDDAGIQQDRDEIQEFVDVLLKRQHCATALEVGLGYYGSTHFLWRLIFNRVITIEKSHERVRSFGTSMRRFYKRWVLDDRRSAFLIGMSYEPSTVQNAYQSASDGVDLLFIDGDHQYHSVLTDWLLYSPLVRPGGLVAFHDIGLTVKGQYGVPEFLRRLSSGALDGTRRTLRTIQRTKNLGIAFYEA
- a CDS encoding Gfo/Idh/MocA family oxidoreductase, producing the protein MSMPLDAQPLVSSAELAAALAATDLRGNTATVIGYGTMGQQFVQALRALHLRRVRVCSRSPQSIEPLKPLEGLEAISGGFEHLQCRPQPDELGIIATPTAFLAAAADRLAALGFRRLLIEKPIALRSDEIERLADRLERQGVDAACAYNRVSYPSFHEARARAAQDGGITSCTYTFTEMIKPDWPQRFPAEELRRWGIANSLHVMSMAHGLIGWPSTWNGQRAGSLPWHPTGAVFVGSGVSVRGIPFSYHADWGSTGRWSVELHTAVSSYRFCPLEQCFRRTSALGVWEEVPVAAFAPEIKVGIVEEVAAMLDPGIRAGVPLMSLRDAAVLTRFGESVFGYDD
- a CDS encoding putative sugar O-methyltransferase, giving the protein MIEREPAELMAGIEQDLAAYRECGLLEHRGDRLTSEWALQVKEQPGRFIRPDGTIDTERLRNFRKLLIFLKDVPSFSLQWWNRWTLLGGGRRGSVKMLRENLALLKTHGYDALLKKHPCSMVGHPYVFRTDGYQFTYRWFRHIYFLGLLQRVLGSRLSGELTPPHGAGFTELSIGGGYGVFSYVLKREYPAARSILVDFPEQLLLARYFLGRSFPQARIAGMAQIAQLPSISREFIQAHDFVLVPCQYYPRLEGGSVDLVTNFISFGEMTPEWFRFYVEAPPFTSAKWFFTVNRVQSRPVYDSDLTILDYPIWDAAKRLHFGLCPALSSYFTQRGVFLMERTAHAPFFEYLGEK
- a CDS encoding Gfo/Idh/MocA family oxidoreductase, which codes for MKIAVLGTGSIGLRHLGLLRTIDGARPIAIPIRASRRSELRALGYETAEDLAAAAALGASLCLVATDTGRHETDSREALQRGFDLLVEKPVATDAEAALRVLERARALQRRVFVGCVVRFSESLKTFRQRLADVGEAHAVRIECQSYLPSWRPDRPHQNSYSARAEEGGVLRDLIHEIDYAGWIFGWPVALSARLRNTGRLGIAAEEMAELMWETPAGASVSVALDYLTQPPRRRMRVSGSRGTIEWDGMEQTVTVDFPGGSRTTVPSSQTRDAMIREELLAWLNARHGVVDERLATAEEGLRALAVCDAARQASDAHREATVEERWPVPLSA
- a CDS encoding acylneuraminate cytidylyltransferase family protein, encoding MASAIKRLAVIPARTGSKELPGKNVRPFAGVPLIAHTILFAKGCPQVTRCIVSTDSSSIADVARQFGAEVPFLRPEALAQDDTPLWPVLRHALAMAEAEDGQPYDELLLLDPTSPARTIEDVTGALRRLHEAPSADGVVSVSRPEFNPVWHCVVEQDGWMADLIPGGGRITRRQDAPVVYRINGALYIWRTRFLRAAQPSWRTGRHVIYEIPESRAISIDTLEAFERAELLVKSGMIAFPWMQGQHASR
- a CDS encoding SDR family oxidoreductase; translated protein: MRSIAELMDLHGRRAVVTGGAGHVGRVIGATLIELGATVTLLDLDASAVRARARELSRSGSGEALGLACDLTDEAETRGTLRTAVKAMGGVDILIHNAAYVGNLSRPGWSVPFEQQTVEGWDAALRVNLTAAFVMAQETHKALGASGHGSIVLIGSIYGVSAPDFRLYEGTAMANPAAYAASKGGLLQLMRYLATWLAPRVRVNAISPGGLLRGQPSSFQQRYVERTPLGRMGTEEDVKGAVAYLASDLSAYVTGHNLMVDGGWTAW